One segment of Salvelinus alpinus chromosome 1, SLU_Salpinus.1, whole genome shotgun sequence DNA contains the following:
- the ccnjl gene encoding cyclin-J-like protein: MEREGQWWKSQLAADIHQSLRIKELKLPTYKSHSPQIGMRRYFADLLAVLSNRYQLCPAARHLAVYLLDLFMDHYDVAVRQLYVIALSCLLLASKFEEKEDRVPKLEQLNSLGFMCSLNLSLSRKDLVKMELLLLETFGWNLCMPTPAHFIDYYLHAAVQEGELHNGWPLSSLNKTKAFMDKYTHYFLEVSLQDHAFLGFRPSQVAAACIAASRICLQITPSWTTVLHLLTGYSWEPLTPCIELMLLAHDNDVKQANKSKSNSPSVQSPLQPQALPSTSTVSVSTMKQPLSTSQQLLFQTGGYQQQLTQHSTPLSQLHMLGESQTLGPVGSRDYLQAHQRGLLSGSVSQGVFPSYPSLASGLRSSLPLQGPISMQVALAAEPRHCLPLSYGGGYLGSHHTYTAGCFDS; encoded by the exons GAGCTGAAGTTGCCCACCTACAAGTCCCACTCTCCTCAGATCGGGATGCGGCGTTACTTTGCTGACCTGCTGGCTGTCCTCAGTAACCGCTACCAATTGTGCCCAGCGGCTCGCCACCTGGCCGTCTACCTCCTGGATTTGTTCATGGACCACTACGACGTGGCAGTCCGCCAGCTCTACGTCATTGccctctcctgcctcctcctAGCCA GTAAGTTTGAAGAGAAGGAGGACCGTGTACCAAAGCTGGAGCAGCTAAACTCTTTGGGCTTCATGTGCAGCCTGAACCTGTCACTGAGCAGGAAGGACCTGGTAAAGATGGAGCTGCTCCTCTTAGAGACGTTTGGCTGGAACCTGTGTATGCCCACTCCAGCACACTTCATAGACTACTACCTCCATGCTGCTGTACAGGAGGGAGAACTGCACAACGGCtggcccctctcctccctcaataAGACCAAAGCCTTCATGGACAAGTACACACACTACTTCCTGGAAGTCTCACTGCAAG ACCATGCCTTCCTGGGCTTCCGACCATCCCAGGTGGCAGCAGCCTGCATTGCGGCGTCCCGCATCTGTCTCCAGATCACCCCAAGCTGGACCACCGTTCTCCACCTGCTCACCGGATACTCCTGGGAACCCCTCACCCCGTGCATCGAGCTCATGCTGCT TGCCCATGACAACGATGTGAAACAAGCCAACAAATCCAAGTCCAACTCTCCGTCTGTCCAGAGTCCTCTCCAACCCCAGGCCCTTCCCTCAACCTCCACAGTCTCTGTCTCCACCATGAAACAACCCTTGTCTACCTCTCAGCAGCTGCTCTTCCAGACAGGTGGATACCAGCAGCAGCTCACCCAGCACTCTACTCCCCTTTCCCAGCTGCACATGCTAGGTGAGTCCCAGACTCTGGGCCCTGTCGGGTCTCGCGACTACCTCCAGGCCCACCAGAGAGGGCTCCTCTCAGGGTCGGTTTCTCAGGGAGTCTTCCCCTCCTACCCCAGCCTAGCCTCAGGGCTGCGCTCCTCCCTGCCCCTGCAGGGACCCATCTCCATGCAAGTGGCTCTTGCTGCAGAGCCCCGTCACTGCCTCCCCCTGTCGTACGGGGGAGGCTACCTGGGCTCCCATCACACCTACACAGCAGGCTGCTTCGACAGTTGA
- the fabp6 gene encoding gastrotropin: MAFAGKWETESQEGYNEFCKLFGIPDDIIEKGRDYKLITEVVQNGNEFSWSQLYPTNKTISNKFVIDQECDMETIGGKKFKATVTMEGGKLSTKFPNYYHTSEISGGKLIETSIAGSVVLKRTSRKI; encoded by the exons ATGGCCTTTGCTGGAAAGTGGGAAACTGAGTCCCAGGAAGGATACAATGAATTCTGCAAGCTCTTTG GCATCCCTGATGACATCATTGAGAAGGGTCGTGACTACAAGCTCATTACTGAGGTGGTGCAGAACGGCAATGAGTTCTCATGGTCCCAGCTCTATCCCACAAACAAGACCATCAGCAACAAGTTTGTCATTGACCAGGAATGTGACATGGAGACTATTGGAGGGAAAAAGTTCAAG GCCACAGTTACAATGGAGGGGGGCAAGTTGAGCACGAAATTCCCCAACTACTACCACACATCTGAAATCAGCGGAGGAAAGCTGATTGAG ACCTCAATCGCGGGCTCAGTCGTGCTGAAAAGAACCAGCAGGAAGATCTAA